A window of Ardenticatena maritima contains these coding sequences:
- a CDS encoding NAD(P)/FAD-dependent oxidoreductase has translation MNGLYDVVVIGGGPAGAATATFLAQQGVRTLILEKARFPRFSVGESLMPETYWPLKRLGVLEAMQKSPFPKKYSVQFVTAEGREARPFYFYETNEHESSQTWQVLRETFDEMLLDNARAHGVDVCEETIVRDVLFEDGRAVGVRAVQRLGETETEFEVSARVVVDASGKTAFLGRKLGIIERDPGLNKMAIFAYYENGIRDEGIDAGVTRVVYVREHQGWFWYIPLPDNTVSVGVVAAPDFLYEGRERNPEAILNAEIALSPFIKKRLAPAKRISDVYAISDFSYRARQCAGDGWVLVGDAFGFLDPIYASGLFLALTSAEMAADTIVEALNADDTSRSRLERFGPRLVHGIEAMRKLIYAFYTPNFRFADFVRKHPEHRMHLIDLLIGRIYEGTADPIFDTIAHYCALPEPMPLDLASPTIAYTE, from the coding sequence ATGAACGGATTGTATGACGTTGTCGTGATTGGCGGCGGTCCTGCGGGCGCGGCCACAGCCACCTTCCTCGCCCAACAAGGGGTGCGCACGCTCATTCTCGAAAAAGCGCGTTTTCCGCGCTTCTCGGTTGGCGAATCGCTCATGCCCGAAACGTACTGGCCCCTGAAACGCCTCGGCGTGTTGGAAGCCATGCAAAAAAGCCCCTTCCCCAAAAAGTACAGCGTGCAGTTCGTCACCGCCGAGGGGCGCGAAGCGCGACCGTTCTACTTCTACGAGACCAACGAGCACGAAAGTTCGCAAACCTGGCAGGTGCTGCGCGAAACATTCGATGAGATGCTGCTCGATAATGCACGCGCGCATGGGGTGGACGTCTGCGAAGAAACCATCGTGCGCGACGTGTTGTTTGAAGACGGTCGCGCGGTGGGGGTGCGAGCCGTGCAACGCCTGGGCGAGACTGAGACCGAATTTGAAGTGTCGGCGCGCGTCGTGGTGGACGCATCGGGCAAAACCGCGTTCCTGGGGCGCAAACTGGGCATCATCGAGCGCGACCCTGGCCTCAACAAAATGGCCATCTTCGCCTACTACGAAAACGGCATCCGCGATGAAGGCATTGACGCCGGTGTGACCCGTGTGGTGTACGTGCGCGAGCATCAAGGCTGGTTCTGGTACATCCCGCTACCGGACAACACCGTCAGCGTTGGGGTTGTCGCCGCCCCCGATTTTCTCTACGAAGGGCGCGAACGCAATCCCGAAGCGATTTTGAACGCCGAAATTGCGCTCTCGCCATTCATCAAAAAGCGGCTGGCGCCCGCCAAACGCATCTCGGACGTGTACGCCATCAGCGACTTTTCCTACCGTGCGCGCCAATGCGCCGGAGACGGCTGGGTATTGGTCGGCGATGCGTTTGGTTTTCTTGACCCGATTTACGCTTCGGGCTTGTTTTTGGCGCTCACAAGCGCTGAAATGGCGGCGGACACCATCGTCGAAGCGCTCAATGCTGATGACACATCACGCAGCCGACTGGAACGCTTTGGACCGCGCCTTGTACACGGCATCGAAGCCATGCGCAAACTCATCTACGCCTTCTACACGCCCAATTTCCGCTTCGCCGATTTCGTCCGCAAGCATCCCGAACATCGCATGCATCTGATTGATTTGCTGATTGGGCGCATTTACGAGGGCACCGCCGACCCCATCTTCGATACCATCGCCCACTACTGCGCTCTCCCCGAGCCCATGCCGCTCGACCTCGCATCACCAACGATTGCATACACGGAGTAA
- the aroF gene encoding 3-deoxy-7-phosphoheptulonate synthase, whose amino-acid sequence MIVIMSPQATQDDILYVVGRAESLGFRTAISQANGHVLISILGDTNDIEPPVFEGLPGVLRLANVEKPYRLASRDFQAQDTIVNVNGVRIGDGHLTVIAGPCSVESREQILDTAHAVREAGAHMLRGGAFKPRTSPYSFQGWGERGLQLLAEAREQTGLPIVTEVMAPEQVPLVAQYADILQIGTRNMQNFPLLHAVGEAGKPVLLKRGMMSTIKEWLMSAEYIMSHGNHQVILCERGIRTFENATRNTLDVNAVPVLNAWTHLPVIVDPSHAVGLRAYVRAAALAGVAAGADGLMIEVHPDPSHAWSDGPQSLTYREFTALMHDVRAVAAAVGHPVAPTPQTA is encoded by the coding sequence ATGATTGTGATTATGTCACCCCAAGCAACCCAGGACGATATTCTCTACGTCGTCGGGCGCGCCGAAAGCCTCGGCTTTCGCACCGCCATTTCACAAGCCAACGGGCATGTGCTCATCAGCATTCTCGGCGACACCAACGACATCGAACCCCCCGTTTTCGAGGGGCTTCCCGGCGTCCTGCGGCTGGCGAACGTTGAAAAACCCTACCGCCTCGCCAGTCGGGACTTCCAAGCACAGGACACCATTGTGAACGTGAACGGCGTGCGCATTGGCGACGGGCATCTCACTGTCATCGCCGGTCCATGCTCGGTTGAAAGCCGCGAGCAAATTCTGGACACCGCCCACGCCGTCCGCGAAGCAGGCGCGCACATGTTGCGGGGCGGCGCCTTCAAACCGCGCACCTCGCCATACAGTTTTCAAGGCTGGGGAGAACGTGGCTTGCAATTGCTCGCCGAAGCCCGCGAACAAACCGGGCTCCCCATCGTGACCGAAGTCATGGCGCCCGAACAAGTGCCGCTGGTCGCCCAATATGCCGATATTCTGCAAATCGGCACGCGCAACATGCAGAACTTCCCACTCCTGCACGCCGTGGGGGAAGCGGGCAAACCCGTCCTGCTCAAACGCGGCATGATGTCCACCATCAAGGAATGGCTGATGAGCGCCGAATACATCATGTCGCACGGCAACCACCAGGTCATTCTCTGCGAGCGGGGCATTCGCACCTTTGAAAACGCCACACGCAACACCCTCGATGTCAACGCTGTGCCCGTGCTTAACGCCTGGACGCATCTCCCCGTCATCGTAGACCCAAGCCACGCGGTGGGGCTACGCGCCTACGTGCGCGCCGCGGCGCTGGCGGGCGTCGCCGCCGGCGCCGACGGGCTGATGATCGAAGTCCACCCGGACCCATCACACGCCTGGTCGGACGGACCTCAATCACTGACGTACCGGGAATTTACCGCGCTGATGCATGATGTGCGCGCGGTCGCCGCCGCCGTCGGTCATCCAGTCGCGCCAACCCCGCAAACCGCATAA
- a CDS encoding O-antigen ligase family protein gives MRGGRWTLILLMIFGLMMPLERFTVKSLGPGDAAMMAAMAIVWLLIWKERARVHLPLALGMWLIFVGTLLGTLTLLGFSTVMLAVVQEIYLYILFLTLVNAFITRDAYNRFMLVLTGTAALSAMYIILSRLGLRIAFLTPKGGKNAALALRKTDPDAFLQSIGRASGTFSNSNAAGGYLLLAMYLFLALPLGKYTWLKWPVGFIFLLAILMTGSNGALLGALLGLGVLGVAWLMKQGRALLLLVAMLAISTSLLAALTPVVGPMLFDQFSQQDFAFAYVRLADKLQKRTAIWQGGLEAMKESPLGIGANMSAEVVSGGMHNDYVAFFVERGLIGFVGLMILFGELFFALATALRLGRTSANYWTTMALLAGLLGIMLMSTTHEATHGRPLWVLFAAICLHTQLLTREYKQVDHSLTQTASIAHAQTI, from the coding sequence ATGAGAGGCGGACGCTGGACACTCATTCTGCTGATGATTTTCGGGCTGATGATGCCGCTGGAACGGTTCACGGTGAAAAGCCTGGGACCCGGCGACGCCGCCATGATGGCGGCCATGGCGATTGTGTGGCTGCTCATCTGGAAAGAACGCGCCCGCGTTCATCTCCCGCTGGCGTTGGGCATGTGGCTCATTTTCGTCGGTACGTTACTGGGTACGCTTACATTGCTGGGCTTCTCAACGGTCATGCTCGCGGTGGTACAAGAAATCTATCTCTACATCCTTTTCCTGACCCTGGTCAACGCTTTCATCACACGCGACGCCTATAACCGCTTCATGCTCGTGCTGACCGGCACGGCCGCACTCAGCGCGATGTACATCATTCTGAGCCGACTGGGGCTACGCATCGCCTTCCTGACACCCAAAGGCGGCAAAAACGCCGCACTCGCGCTACGCAAAACCGACCCCGACGCCTTCTTGCAAAGCATTGGGCGCGCCAGCGGCACGTTCTCCAACTCGAACGCCGCCGGCGGCTATCTGCTCCTGGCCATGTATCTCTTCCTTGCCCTGCCGCTGGGCAAGTACACCTGGCTCAAATGGCCTGTGGGGTTCATCTTCTTGCTCGCCATCCTGATGACAGGCTCCAACGGGGCATTGCTGGGGGCGCTTTTGGGGCTTGGCGTGCTGGGCGTTGCCTGGCTGATGAAACAAGGACGGGCGCTGCTCTTGTTGGTTGCCATGCTCGCCATCAGCACCAGCCTGCTCGCCGCACTGACGCCTGTTGTTGGTCCCATGCTCTTCGACCAATTCTCGCAACAAGATTTCGCCTTCGCCTATGTCCGGCTGGCCGACAAACTGCAAAAACGCACCGCCATCTGGCAAGGGGGGCTTGAAGCGATGAAAGAAAGCCCCTTGGGCATCGGCGCCAACATGTCCGCAGAAGTGGTCAGCGGCGGCATGCACAACGACTACGTGGCTTTTTTCGTGGAACGTGGGTTGATTGGTTTCGTCGGGTTGATGATTCTCTTCGGCGAACTCTTCTTCGCACTCGCCACCGCCCTGCGCCTGGGACGCACATCCGCCAACTATTGGACGACCATGGCGCTCCTGGCGGGGCTTCTGGGCATCATGCTCATGTCCACCACCCACGAAGCCACCCACGGGCGACCGCTTTGGGTTCTCTTCGCGGCTATTTGTCTGCACACGCAATTGCTCACCCGCGAATACAAGCAGGTTGACCATTCACTCACGCAAACAGCATCCATTGCGCATGCCCAAACAATCTAA
- a CDS encoding DegT/DnrJ/EryC1/StrS family aminotransferase produces MTQIPQETNWRRADFLPYARADITEAEIAEVVDTLRSGWLSMGPKTIEFEKRFAAYTNATDAIAVNSCTAGLHLALAALGIGDGDEVITTPLTFAATANVAVHLGARPVFADVRADDFNIDPHAVERAITPRTRAIIPVHMAGHPCRMDELLDIAAAHNLPIVEDAAHAVGARYRGKMIGSIGTATAFSFYVTKNLTTGEGGMVTTNDADLAETMRTLRLHGMNRDAWARYSDKGTWYYEITAAGYKYNMTDIAAAIGLHQLRRLNDFIEVRRHYAALYNEAFADMDTFVLPTTRADVEHAWHLYILRLRPETLRIDRAAFIEKLREANIGTSVHFIPVHLHPYYRDTFGYQRGDFPVAEAIFDQAISLPLYTTMTEEDVFSVIEATRAIAHHYRR; encoded by the coding sequence ATGACACAGATACCGCAAGAAACCAACTGGCGACGCGCCGACTTTCTGCCCTATGCACGCGCCGACATCACCGAGGCGGAAATCGCCGAAGTGGTGGACACGCTCCGCTCCGGCTGGCTCAGCATGGGTCCCAAAACAATCGAATTTGAGAAACGCTTTGCCGCCTACACCAACGCCACCGACGCCATCGCCGTCAATTCCTGTACGGCGGGGCTTCACCTGGCGCTTGCCGCACTGGGCATTGGCGACGGCGATGAAGTCATCACGACGCCGCTCACCTTTGCCGCCACCGCCAATGTTGCTGTGCACCTGGGCGCACGCCCCGTGTTTGCCGACGTGCGCGCCGACGACTTCAACATTGACCCGCACGCCGTGGAACGCGCTATCACCCCCCGCACCCGCGCCATCATCCCCGTCCACATGGCGGGACACCCCTGCCGCATGGATGAACTGCTCGACATCGCCGCCGCCCACAACCTGCCCATCGTCGAAGACGCCGCCCACGCCGTCGGGGCGCGCTACCGCGGCAAGATGATTGGGAGCATCGGCACCGCAACCGCGTTCAGCTTCTACGTCACCAAGAATTTGACGACCGGCGAAGGCGGCATGGTCACCACCAATGACGCCGACCTTGCCGAGACCATGCGCACCCTGCGCCTGCACGGCATGAACCGCGACGCCTGGGCGCGCTACTCGGACAAAGGCACCTGGTACTACGAAATCACCGCCGCGGGCTACAAGTACAACATGACCGACATCGCCGCCGCCATCGGCTTGCACCAACTGCGCCGCCTCAACGACTTCATCGAAGTGCGCCGTCACTATGCCGCGCTGTACAACGAAGCCTTCGCCGACATGGACACATTTGTACTGCCCACCACTCGCGCCGACGTGGAGCACGCCTGGCATCTCTACATCTTGCGGCTACGCCCCGAAACCCTGCGTATTGACCGCGCCGCCTTTATCGAAAAACTGCGCGAAGCCAACATCGGCACATCGGTGCACTTCATTCCCGTCCACCTGCACCCCTACTACCGCGACACGTTCGGCTATCAGCGGGGCGATTTTCCCGTAGCGGAAGCCATTTTCGACCAGGCTATCTCGCTACCGCTCTACACCACCATGACGGAAGAAGACGTTTTCTCAGTCATCGAAGCCACCCGTGCCATTGCACACCACTATCGGAGGTAA
- a CDS encoding polysaccharide biosynthesis protein has product MFKKPRPVAQRHIRRIFLDLAIVPMAYLVALALRFDGHIPSAYWSIWLRWSLYATLLYIAANFAFGNYRRLWVFASLREVMRLAESTLTAAAMLLALHLLWPTPARLPTSVHLVAPLLVLLLEAIVHFRRIVLAWLNPRARRYQYTRPTRTRVLIVGVNHGARQLAHSLQNDLLGRYIVVGFLDDADENQAMSVEELPVLGRIATLPEAVEEDNVDMVVIAQRFNNRAAFQRVLDLCYQANVQIKVLPSTLQLVSGVQLDLADLSDIEPDTLLNRDPATIDELDCRRVIENQVVLVTGACGSIGSELAAQIAALAPRRLILLDIDESGLHDLRIRLQAELPHITVDTYLCSVTSRRKLEHLFSTHRPAVVYHAAAYKHVPMMERFPEEAILTNVLGTRTVSELAAQYGVQRFVFVSTDKAVNPSSVMGATKRIGERWIHAMQSVSDTHFTAVRFGNVIGSRGSVVPTFAHQIERHRPVTITHPDMHRFFISIPEAVSLVIQASAYTTGGECYMLDMGEEIAIRDLAERMIRIKGLRPHIDIPIHYIGLRPGEKLHEELKYADEERRPTPHERIFCITPPPPPYTIEELGQAIDLVVDAAQRLLPADMLRLLCMDIALWRAENIAQHVYAWHERGEIAPISLPSTA; this is encoded by the coding sequence ATGTTCAAAAAACCAAGACCCGTTGCACAACGTCATATCCGCCGCATTTTCCTTGATCTGGCAATTGTGCCCATGGCGTATCTGGTCGCATTAGCATTGCGTTTCGACGGCCATATCCCCAGCGCCTACTGGTCTATCTGGCTGCGGTGGAGCCTCTACGCCACCCTGCTCTACATCGCCGCCAATTTCGCCTTTGGCAACTACCGCCGCCTTTGGGTGTTCGCCAGCCTGCGCGAAGTCATGCGCCTGGCGGAAAGCACGCTCACCGCCGCCGCTATGCTGCTGGCGCTCCATCTGCTCTGGCCGACGCCGGCACGCTTGCCGACCAGCGTCCACCTTGTCGCGCCCTTGCTGGTCCTGCTCCTTGAAGCCATCGTGCACTTTCGGCGCATTGTGCTGGCCTGGCTCAACCCGCGTGCACGCCGCTACCAGTACACCCGCCCCACGCGGACCCGTGTCCTCATCGTGGGCGTCAACCATGGCGCGCGCCAACTGGCGCACTCGCTCCAAAACGACCTGCTGGGGCGCTACATCGTTGTGGGCTTCCTCGACGACGCCGACGAAAACCAGGCGATGAGCGTTGAAGAACTGCCAGTGCTGGGGCGTATCGCCACCCTGCCCGAAGCCGTCGAAGAAGACAACGTGGATATGGTGGTCATTGCGCAACGCTTCAACAACCGTGCCGCCTTTCAGCGCGTGCTGGACCTCTGCTATCAGGCGAATGTGCAAATCAAGGTCTTGCCCAGCACCCTGCAACTCGTCAGCGGTGTACAACTCGACCTCGCCGACCTCAGCGACATCGAACCCGATACCTTACTCAACCGCGACCCCGCCACGATTGACGAACTGGACTGCCGCCGTGTGATTGAAAACCAGGTGGTGCTCGTCACCGGCGCATGCGGTTCCATCGGTTCCGAACTCGCCGCCCAAATTGCCGCCCTCGCCCCCCGCCGCCTTATTCTGCTCGACATTGACGAATCGGGACTGCACGATTTACGCATTCGTCTGCAAGCCGAACTGCCACACATCACCGTTGACACCTACCTGTGCAGTGTGACATCACGCCGCAAACTTGAACACCTGTTCAGCACACACCGCCCAGCGGTTGTGTACCACGCCGCCGCCTACAAACACGTCCCGATGATGGAACGCTTCCCCGAAGAAGCCATCCTGACGAACGTGCTGGGCACGCGCACCGTAAGCGAACTCGCCGCGCAGTACGGCGTGCAACGCTTCGTCTTCGTCTCCACCGACAAAGCCGTCAACCCGTCCAGCGTCATGGGCGCCACAAAACGCATCGGCGAGCGCTGGATTCACGCCATGCAATCCGTATCCGACACACACTTCACCGCTGTGCGCTTCGGGAACGTCATCGGCAGTCGGGGGAGTGTTGTGCCGACCTTTGCCCACCAAATCGAACGGCATCGCCCAGTCACCATCACCCATCCCGATATGCACCGCTTTTTCATCAGCATCCCCGAAGCGGTGAGCCTGGTCATTCAAGCCAGCGCCTACACCACCGGCGGGGAATGCTACATGCTCGACATGGGGGAAGAAATCGCCATCCGCGACCTCGCCGAGCGCATGATTCGCATCAAAGGTCTGCGTCCCCACATAGACATCCCTATCCACTACATCGGCTTGCGTCCGGGCGAAAAGTTGCACGAAGAACTGAAATACGCGGATGAAGAACGCCGCCCTACACCCCACGAGCGCATTTTTTGCATCACGCCACCACCGCCGCCCTACACCATCGAAGAACTGGGACAGGCGATAGACCTGGTGGTGGACGCCGCCCAGCGCCTGCTCCCTGCGGACATGTTGCGTCTACTCTGCATGGACATCGCTCTCTGGCGCGCAGAAAACATCGCCCAGCATGTATACGCCTGGCATGAGCGGGGCGAAATTGCGCCCATCTCGCTGCCTTCAACTGCTTGA
- a CDS encoding glycosyltransferase family 4 protein, with protein sequence MRRIKVVHLDNLDVGLRVHLGNYMRYLQAQGYEVHAVCPPGRWLTHDTTILDGVRVKIVRFDPAITPLTDLRSLLQLVRYFRRERFDIVHTHTVKPGLLGRLAAAIAGVPIIIHTIHGLYLHDTLMSPRQYRFFKAIETLGSKLSHGILSQNHADIQTMTTRGICPPSKIEFLGNGIDLSRFDPQHHTREAQMQLRASLGIRPNEFVVGYMGRLVREKGIFEFIEAARLLKSRGVPAKYIVVGTPRQGENIISPQQMIREYGLEDDVLLLGYRDDIPELLSILNTIVLPSHGVEGIPRVLMEAAAMGVPAVATDARGNNEAVEHGVTGLLVPLYDSRAVADAIYHILYHPEEARAMGQAARKRAINQFDERFFFWKTDLMYRRLIRERLHLDPQSILAPLPSQAMPSLESVA encoded by the coding sequence GTGAGGCGTATCAAAGTTGTTCATCTCGACAATCTGGACGTGGGCTTACGGGTGCATCTCGGCAATTACATGCGCTATTTGCAAGCGCAAGGCTACGAGGTGCATGCGGTCTGCCCACCGGGGCGCTGGCTGACCCACGACACCACCATCCTGGATGGCGTGCGTGTCAAAATCGTGCGTTTCGACCCGGCCATCACACCGCTCACCGATTTACGCTCATTGCTCCAACTGGTGCGGTACTTCCGCCGAGAACGGTTCGACATTGTGCATACGCATACCGTCAAACCGGGCTTGCTGGGGCGGCTGGCAGCCGCTATTGCCGGCGTGCCCATCATCATTCACACCATCCACGGGCTTTATCTGCATGATACACTCATGTCCCCCAGGCAATACCGCTTCTTCAAAGCGATCGAAACGCTGGGCTCGAAACTTTCGCACGGCATTCTTTCACAAAACCACGCCGACATCCAGACGATGACGACGCGCGGTATTTGTCCCCCGTCAAAAATTGAATTTCTGGGCAACGGGATTGACCTGAGCCGCTTCGACCCCCAACACCACACCCGCGAAGCCCAAATGCAACTGCGCGCCTCGCTCGGCATTCGCCCCAACGAGTTCGTGGTGGGCTACATGGGGCGGCTGGTGCGCGAAAAAGGCATTTTTGAGTTTATCGAAGCCGCACGCTTGCTGAAATCGCGCGGCGTGCCGGCTAAGTACATTGTGGTGGGCACACCACGCCAGGGGGAAAACATCATCTCCCCCCAGCAAATGATTCGGGAATACGGGCTGGAAGACGACGTTTTGTTGCTGGGCTATCGCGACGACATTCCCGAATTGTTGAGCATTCTGAACACCATTGTCCTGCCTTCGCACGGCGTCGAGGGCATTCCCCGTGTGCTGATGGAAGCCGCCGCAATGGGTGTCCCCGCCGTCGCCACCGACGCCCGCGGCAACAACGAAGCCGTGGAGCATGGCGTGACGGGCTTGCTCGTGCCGCTGTACGACTCACGCGCCGTCGCCGACGCCATCTACCACATCCTGTATCATCCCGAAGAAGCCCGCGCCATGGGACAAGCCGCCCGCAAACGCGCCATCAACCAATTCGACGAACGCTTTTTCTTCTGGAAAACCGACCTGATGTATCGCCGCCTCATCCGCGAGCGGCTCCATCTGGACCCGCAATCAATCCTGGCACCCTTGCCATCGCAAGCCATGCCAAGTCTGGAGAGTGTTGCATGA
- a CDS encoding sulfotransferase domain-containing protein, with the protein MIIWLASYPRSGSTFCRLMLHRMYGINTYSKSGDNFFLANDMSDTIGVAPLPRHFDDLDRDDAIHFVKTHDLPTDNRPAIYLVRDGRDAIVSYTRFLIFHAQTNAKRLRLFKQAFGLLDPRTVMWHLVLPSLGQAGWHARFQHPRTLPRALLKTHDRRHGGWGTHVETWHARPAPTATIYFAHLIQNPVEAITGAMETLNLAPPSANVRPPTFEELHERWPHFFRRGKVGAWRDEMPADIHEAFWQYHGETMTRMGFDKSGLVSPKWSPTMLSQIG; encoded by the coding sequence ATGATTATCTGGCTCGCATCCTACCCGCGCTCAGGAAGCACATTCTGCCGTCTCATGCTCCATCGCATGTACGGCATCAACACCTACTCAAAGTCGGGCGACAACTTTTTTCTCGCCAACGATATGAGCGACACGATTGGCGTCGCCCCTTTGCCGCGCCATTTCGACGACCTCGACCGTGACGACGCCATTCACTTCGTCAAAACACACGACCTGCCCACAGATAATCGCCCCGCCATTTACCTGGTGCGCGACGGGCGAGACGCGATTGTTTCGTACACCCGTTTCTTGATTTTCCACGCCCAAACAAACGCCAAACGCTTGCGCCTTTTCAAACAAGCCTTCGGGTTGCTCGACCCCCGCACGGTCATGTGGCATTTGGTGCTCCCTTCACTTGGGCAAGCGGGCTGGCATGCACGCTTCCAGCATCCGCGCACGCTGCCCCGTGCCTTGCTCAAAACACACGACCGGCGACACGGCGGTTGGGGCACACATGTGGAAACCTGGCACGCCCGCCCAGCGCCAACCGCGACCATCTATTTCGCCCATCTCATCCAAAACCCGGTCGAAGCCATCACCGGCGCCATGGAAACGCTCAACCTTGCTCCGCCCTCGGCGAATGTGCGCCCACCCACCTTCGAGGAACTGCACGAACGCTGGCCGCACTTCTTCCGCCGCGGCAAAGTTGGCGCATGGCGCGACGAAATGCCCGCCGATATTCATGAAGCGTTCTGGCAATACCACGGCGAGACCATGACCCGCATGGGCTTTGACAAAAGCGGGTTGGTCAGCCCCAAGTGGTCGCCAACCATGCTCAGCCAAATTGGATAA
- a CDS encoding sugar transferase produces MLKRAFDILMASIGLIVLSPYFLIVSLLIKLTSPGPVFYRGRRVGQHGRIFTMYKFRTMVVDAEKTGPAVTYDDDPRITPIGRLLRDARLDEFPQLWNILKGDMSFVGPRPEAPYYYERYTDEQKRIFDVKPGLTGLTQIYFRHEEDLLTDPENIDRDYLEKVLPAKVELDMDYIRDHSLWRDITLILTTLKVLVLDRFRKPPTQMPVAHK; encoded by the coding sequence ATGCTCAAACGCGCATTTGACATTCTCATGGCAAGCATCGGGCTGATTGTGCTGAGCCCCTACTTTCTTATCGTCTCGCTGCTCATCAAACTGACATCGCCCGGTCCCGTTTTCTACCGCGGGCGGCGTGTTGGTCAGCACGGGCGCATCTTCACCATGTACAAGTTTCGCACCATGGTGGTGGACGCCGAAAAAACGGGACCAGCCGTCACCTACGACGACGACCCACGCATCACGCCCATTGGTCGCCTGCTTCGTGATGCGCGCCTGGATGAATTTCCCCAACTCTGGAACATTCTCAAAGGCGATATGAGTTTTGTGGGACCACGCCCCGAAGCGCCCTACTACTACGAGCGCTACACGGACGAGCAAAAACGCATTTTCGACGTGAAGCCGGGACTGACCGGTTTGACGCAAATTTACTTCCGACACGAAGAGGATTTGCTCACCGACCCCGAAAACATTGACCGCGATTACCTGGAAAAAGTCCTGCCCGCCAAAGTCGAACTCGATATGGACTATATCCGCGACCACTCGCTCTGGCGCGACATCACACTCATCCTGACCACGCTCAAAGTGCTGGTGCTCGACCGCTTCCGCAAACCGCCGACACAAATGCCGGTCGCGCACAAATAA
- a CDS encoding HlyD family secretion protein — MKRFWSTITLLFLVGLIIGLAGWMILPQLNTTTATTPSPRTNNLELIVPTNPNEITVEAFVVPIQSAPLSFVTTGRIAEILVREGEPVQRGQVIARLEDEEARAALAQAEAALRVAQADYELLIAGPRQEQIDAAQAALDAAQARLDQVLERADPLQLAAARTSLEAAQAAFDELQAGPEEEALIQASAELANAEAELRLAQARYDEVAWDAAIGTRTESRDLELATNAYIAAKAQYDLLTKPPSESELAAAQAQILNAQVALQALQIDENSPDVREAAAQVREAEAQLKLIMAGPRAPELEAAQATVDSARAGVAKAAAALSNLELRAPFDGVVAQVDAMPGQTVGTTQTVLWLADTSDWLIKTQDLSEYDVVHLREGMPVTIEVEALPGTSFQGTIEHIRLQGKDEQNVTMYTVLVRPTNIDERLRWNMSAFVTFRLDN; from the coding sequence GTGAAACGATTTTGGTCAACCATTACACTGCTCTTTCTCGTTGGGCTCATCATTGGGCTGGCGGGCTGGATGATTCTGCCGCAACTGAACACCACCACCGCCACCACACCATCACCACGCACCAACAACCTTGAACTCATCGTTCCCACCAACCCCAACGAAATCACAGTGGAGGCGTTCGTGGTGCCGATTCAATCAGCCCCGCTCAGTTTCGTCACCACGGGGCGCATTGCCGAAATCCTGGTGCGTGAAGGCGAACCCGTGCAACGCGGGCAAGTCATCGCGCGGCTGGAAGATGAAGAAGCCCGTGCGGCACTCGCCCAAGCCGAAGCCGCCTTGCGCGTCGCGCAAGCCGACTACGAACTGCTGATTGCCGGTCCGCGCCAGGAACAAATTGACGCCGCCCAAGCCGCACTCGACGCCGCCCAAGCCCGTCTCGACCAGGTGCTTGAACGCGCCGACCCGCTCCAACTCGCCGCCGCCCGCACCAGCCTGGAAGCCGCCCAAGCCGCCTTCGATGAACTCCAAGCCGGTCCGGAAGAAGAAGCCCTCATCCAGGCGAGCGCCGAACTCGCCAACGCCGAAGCCGAATTGCGCCTGGCGCAAGCCCGCTACGATGAAGTGGCGTGGGACGCCGCTATCGGCACACGCACCGAATCCCGCGACCTCGAACTCGCCACGAACGCCTACATTGCCGCCAAAGCGCAGTACGATTTGCTCACCAAACCACCCAGCGAATCCGAACTCGCCGCAGCGCAGGCGCAAATCCTGAACGCCCAGGTGGCACTGCAAGCGCTTCAAATCGATGAAAACAGCCCCGACGTTCGCGAAGCCGCCGCCCAGGTGCGCGAAGCCGAAGCCCAATTGAAACTCATCATGGCTGGTCCCCGCGCCCCTGAACTGGAAGCCGCCCAAGCCACCGTTGACTCCGCCCGCGCCGGTGTCGCCAAAGCCGCCGCCGCGCTCAGCAACCTGGAACTGCGCGCCCCCTTCGACGGCGTTGTCGCCCAGGTGGACGCTATGCCGGGGCAAACGGTTGGCACCACACAAACCGTGCTCTGGCTTGCCGACACGTCCGATTGGCTCATCAAAACCCAAGACCTGAGCGAGTACGACGTGGTGCACCTACGCGAAGGCATGCCCGTGACCATCGAAGTGGAAGCCCTGCCGGGCACCTCATTCCAGGGCACTATCGAACATATCCGCCTGCAAGGGAAAGATGAGCAAAACGTCACCATGTACACCGTCCTGGTCCGCCCCACCAACATTGATGAACGCTTGCGCTGGAATATGAGCGCGTTCGTCACATTTCGTCTGGACAACTGA